Proteins found in one Lysinibacillus fusiformis genomic segment:
- a CDS encoding MFS transporter translates to MNWRVYILAVTTFAVGLVELIVGGILPNIAEDLDVSLATAGQLITIFALVYAISAPVLLSLTAKVERKRLFLISLFIFTLGNLMTFFSTTFIIVLIARIFTAMSTALVIVLSLTITTKIVEPRHRAKALGLVFMGVSSALVIGVPMGIFITEAFGWRAVFLGISILSTISMILIALLLEKMPIGEVVPLKAQIKSLANLKILTAQLTTLFMLAGHYMLYAYLTPFLVEAFDMSASWISICYLIFGIASVSGNAVGGWISDKIGTSKAIILIVSAFAIVLFSIPYTIIALPLFLVFTVLWGALSWALTPPLQNYLIQADPQSSDIQQSLNTAALQIGISIGSAVGGAMFAWTGSVMHLASFGTILVLGALGCAIFSIKRAPLGQEQHVDYQSAQHNS, encoded by the coding sequence ATGAATTGGAGAGTTTATATTCTTGCTGTGACTACCTTTGCAGTAGGGTTAGTTGAATTAATTGTTGGTGGAATCCTGCCAAATATTGCAGAGGATTTAGATGTGTCTTTAGCGACAGCGGGACAATTAATTACTATTTTTGCACTTGTTTATGCGATTTCTGCGCCTGTCCTACTATCCTTGACAGCCAAGGTGGAACGCAAGCGCTTATTCCTTATTTCTTTATTTATTTTTACGTTAGGAAATCTCATGACCTTCTTTAGTACAACGTTTATCATTGTGCTAATCGCACGTATTTTCACAGCTATGAGTACAGCGTTAGTGATTGTTTTATCATTAACGATTACAACTAAAATCGTAGAGCCTCGCCATCGTGCTAAAGCACTGGGGCTTGTTTTTATGGGGGTAAGTTCTGCGCTGGTGATCGGTGTGCCAATGGGTATTTTTATTACAGAAGCGTTTGGCTGGCGAGCTGTATTTTTAGGTATTAGTATCCTATCAACGATTTCAATGATATTAATTGCCTTATTACTTGAAAAAATGCCAATTGGAGAAGTAGTGCCACTCAAGGCGCAAATCAAATCTCTGGCGAATTTAAAAATCCTGACAGCGCAGTTAACTACCTTGTTTATGCTAGCTGGTCATTACATGCTCTATGCTTATTTAACACCATTTTTAGTAGAGGCATTTGATATGAGTGCTTCATGGATTAGTATTTGTTACTTAATCTTTGGTATTGCCTCTGTTAGCGGGAATGCTGTAGGTGGCTGGATCAGTGATAAAATTGGCACAAGTAAAGCCATTATTTTAATTGTCTCAGCCTTTGCCATTGTCTTATTCAGTATTCCTTATACAATTATTGCCTTACCACTGTTTTTAGTATTTACAGTTTTATGGGGTGCGTTGAGCTGGGCACTGACACCGCCATTACAAAATTACTTAATTCAGGCGGATCCTCAATCATCCGATATTCAGCAAAGCTTAAATACAGCTGCCCTGCAAATTGGTATTTCTATCGGATCAGCAGTTGGTGGCGCAATGTTTGCCTGGACGGGATCTGTTATGCACTTAGCTAGCTTCGGTACGATTCTAGTTCTCGGTGCTTTAGGCTGTGCCATCTTCTCTATTAAAAGAGCACCACTTGGACAGGAGCAGCACGTAGATTATCAATCAGCACAACATAACTCATAA
- a CDS encoding LCP family protein — MEKNMKRSKEKKSKKKLWLWIVGSLLAIFLIFIGTAYFTIQKTMNKINTPLIQTTDAAQPEEKTVIKKDPFSVLMLGVDERKDDSGRSDTMIVITVNPEKQTMKMLSIPRDTRTEIVGHDTVDKINHAYAFGGVPMAVDTVENFLNIPIDYYVFINMEGFLQIIDTLGGVTIDNDMDLTYDEYHYPKGEITLDGNEALIFSRIRYEDPRGDFGRQIRQRQIIEAVMKKASTPSTLLKATDMLNVLGDNVRMNFSVKDLIQLQSIYKKMDKDIEQLSFEEGDGERINRIWYYIPNEAELQKIQTDLKNHLQSK; from the coding sequence ATGGAAAAAAATATGAAACGCTCAAAAGAGAAAAAGAGCAAGAAAAAATTATGGCTGTGGATTGTTGGTAGCCTATTAGCAATTTTTTTGATTTTTATAGGTACTGCCTACTTTACCATCCAAAAAACTATGAATAAAATAAATACACCACTTATTCAAACAACAGATGCAGCACAACCAGAAGAAAAAACAGTGATTAAAAAAGATCCATTTTCGGTTCTGATGCTTGGGGTCGATGAACGAAAAGATGATAGTGGTCGTTCCGATACCATGATTGTAATCACTGTGAATCCTGAAAAACAGACAATGAAAATGCTTAGTATACCCCGTGATACACGAACAGAAATTGTTGGTCATGACACAGTAGATAAGATTAATCATGCCTATGCCTTTGGGGGCGTCCCAATGGCTGTGGATACGGTCGAAAATTTTTTAAATATACCCATTGATTATTATGTGTTTATTAATATGGAGGGCTTTTTACAAATTATTGACACGCTGGGTGGCGTAACAATCGATAATGATATGGATTTAACCTATGACGAATACCATTATCCAAAGGGAGAAATCACATTAGATGGTAATGAGGCCCTTATTTTTTCTCGTATTCGTTATGAAGATCCACGAGGTGATTTTGGACGCCAAATTCGACAACGCCAAATCATTGAAGCGGTGATGAAAAAAGCCTCCACACCATCAACATTATTAAAGGCAACCGATATGCTGAATGTACTAGGCGACAATGTTCGCATGAATTTCTCTGTGAAGGACCTTATTCAGCTACAAAGTATTTATAAAAAAATGGATAAGGATATTGAGCAGTTATCGTTTGAAGAGGGAGATGGAGAAAGGATTAACCGCATTTGGTACTACATTCCGAATGAGGCAGAGCTTCAAAAAATACAAACAGATTTAAAAAACCATTTACAAAGCAAGTAA
- a CDS encoding IclR family transcriptional regulator: protein MTLKTLDNSLEVLKYFNKENPTWGVRELAKEMDISHSIIYRILATFEKQGFLIQNPETKKYELGLRFLEYGQMVKDKLNLSDFVLPIMINLADTIKESVFLTWLDGTDGVTVEIAESSQTIKFSVSIGTRTPLHIGASCKVIMAYLPEERKKEIMEHGMKRLTPETITDPDEMLADLEKIQQQGWCFSTGEYSHSVFGLGVPLFNSKKEVIASLTIAGPIYRKPTEEKLPEMVNVLQYGAMNIQRYFDQYSFKLYHE, encoded by the coding sequence ATGACATTAAAAACATTAGATAACTCCTTGGAGGTTCTGAAATATTTTAATAAGGAAAATCCTACATGGGGTGTACGTGAGCTAGCGAAAGAGATGGATATTAGTCACTCGATTATTTATCGAATTTTAGCGACCTTCGAAAAACAAGGCTTTCTTATTCAAAATCCTGAGACAAAAAAATATGAATTGGGGCTACGCTTTCTAGAATATGGTCAGATGGTTAAAGATAAATTAAATCTTTCTGACTTTGTTTTACCAATTATGATAAACCTTGCAGATACCATCAAAGAATCCGTGTTTTTAACATGGCTAGATGGAACGGATGGTGTCACAGTGGAAATAGCTGAGAGCTCTCAAACCATTAAGTTTTCGGTGTCGATTGGCACGCGGACACCGCTACATATTGGGGCATCTTGTAAAGTCATCATGGCTTATCTACCTGAAGAGAGAAAAAAGGAGATCATGGAGCATGGGATGAAAAGATTAACTCCTGAAACGATTACTGACCCTGATGAAATGCTAGCTGATTTAGAAAAAATACAACAGCAAGGCTGGTGCTTTTCGACGGGAGAATATTCTCACTCGGTATTTGGGCTAGGTGTACCTCTTTTTAATAGTAAAAAAGAAGTGATTGCCTCTTTAACAATTGCTGGCCCTATTTATCGTAAGCCAACAGAGGAGAAGTTACCTGAAATGGTGAATGTTCTTCAATACGGAGCGATGAATATTCAACGTTATTTCGATCAATACAGCTTTAAATTATATCATGAATAA
- a CDS encoding cation-translocating P-type ATPase: MTEFHQQSSAEVMKILNVTTQGLTDDDVQKRQQVYGYNVLEEGKKTSTLAVFMGQFKDLLVIILLVAAIVSFLLGEVESTIVIMIVVILNAILGTVQHVKAEQSLDNLKALTSPIAKVMRNNQLVEIPSEEIVVGDLLMLEAGDYINADGRLLESHNLHINESSLTGESIAVAKSTDPIRKNNITIADKKNMVYSGSFVTNGRGIVMVTAIGMQTEIGKIANLLDTAKEKKTPLQISLDQFGEKLALGITLICLAIFTIDLIRGRALVESFMFAVSLAVAAIPEALSSIVTIVLAFGTQKMAKENAIIRKLYAVESLGSVSVICSDKTGTLTENKMVVQEVFVDQKKIPHDWLNPTNPVEKELMVKALLCSDAVEREQKEIGDPTEIALVKLGKQYGLDELNIREQYPRLAEIPFDSTRKLMSTVNQMDKQPVMITKGALDVLLPKVTRIKTSTGIFEMTPQHRQKIEAMNRDFSMNGLRVLAIAYKEVLPLQKVDTRAERDLIFVGLVAMMDPPRKESKEAVESCIKAGIKPVMITGDHKITATAIAEQIGILQNPAEAIEGHALEGLTDQELQDKVHDYSVYARVTPAQKIRIVKAWQDKGHVVAMTGDGVNDGPALKQADIGVAMGVTGTEVAKDASSMILTDDNFSTIVKAIANGRSIYTNIKNAILFLLSGNAGAIFVVLYATVLGLPVPFAPVHLLFINLLTDSLPAIAIGLEPNNKKTMKDKPRNIHTPLLNKAFTTQVVLEGILIAISTIIAFQIGLSTGDTLTASTMAFTTLCLSRLVHGFNSRSKQSIFAIGVFSNKYTWFAFIIGVLSLHIVLFMPMLTTVFEVAPLTLAQLGFIYSLSVLPFLVNQWYKLLFVRNR, translated from the coding sequence ATGACTGAATTTCATCAACAATCATCTGCTGAAGTCATGAAGATATTGAACGTCACCACACAAGGTTTGACTGATGATGACGTCCAAAAAAGGCAACAGGTCTATGGCTATAATGTATTAGAGGAAGGGAAAAAAACAAGTACGTTGGCTGTTTTCATGGGCCAATTTAAAGATTTATTGGTCATCATTTTACTCGTTGCTGCCATTGTTTCCTTTCTACTAGGAGAAGTAGAAAGCACCATTGTGATCATGATTGTGGTTATTTTAAATGCCATTTTAGGTACAGTGCAGCATGTCAAGGCAGAACAGTCACTAGATAATCTGAAAGCCTTGACCTCTCCCATTGCCAAGGTCATGCGCAATAATCAACTAGTAGAAATTCCTTCTGAAGAAATTGTAGTAGGAGACCTTCTGATGTTGGAGGCAGGGGACTATATCAATGCAGATGGCAGACTACTAGAAAGCCATAATTTACACATCAACGAAAGCTCTCTTACAGGCGAATCGATAGCTGTGGCCAAAAGTACAGACCCTATTCGAAAAAACAATATCACCATTGCAGATAAGAAAAATATGGTGTACTCAGGAAGCTTTGTGACCAATGGACGTGGGATCGTGATGGTTACGGCAATCGGGATGCAGACGGAAATCGGAAAAATTGCGAATTTACTCGATACAGCCAAGGAAAAGAAAACACCGTTACAGATTAGCCTCGATCAATTCGGTGAAAAATTAGCATTAGGGATTACCTTGATTTGTTTAGCGATTTTTACGATTGACCTTATCCGAGGACGAGCCTTAGTGGAATCCTTTATGTTTGCCGTATCTCTTGCTGTTGCGGCTATTCCAGAGGCTTTGAGCTCCATTGTGACCATCGTATTAGCTTTTGGCACCCAAAAGATGGCGAAGGAAAATGCGATCATTCGCAAGCTGTATGCTGTTGAAAGCTTAGGGAGTGTATCGGTCATTTGTTCCGATAAAACAGGTACTTTAACAGAAAATAAAATGGTGGTACAGGAAGTTTTTGTAGACCAGAAGAAGATTCCCCATGACTGGCTTAATCCAACGAACCCAGTGGAAAAAGAGCTAATGGTAAAAGCCCTTTTATGTAGTGATGCTGTAGAGCGTGAGCAGAAAGAAATCGGCGATCCTACAGAAATTGCGCTTGTGAAATTGGGGAAACAGTATGGTTTAGATGAATTGAATATCCGCGAGCAATATCCACGCCTGGCTGAAATTCCATTTGATTCGACGAGGAAGCTCATGAGCACTGTCAATCAGATGGACAAGCAACCCGTCATGATTACCAAAGGGGCTTTAGATGTACTTTTGCCAAAAGTGACACGAATCAAAACATCAACAGGCATTTTTGAGATGACCCCGCAGCATCGTCAGAAAATCGAGGCGATGAATCGTGATTTTTCTATGAATGGCTTAAGGGTGTTAGCCATTGCTTATAAGGAGGTATTGCCGCTACAAAAAGTCGATACAAGAGCGGAACGAGATTTAATCTTTGTGGGCTTAGTGGCAATGATGGACCCGCCAAGAAAAGAATCAAAAGAGGCTGTGGAAAGCTGTATAAAAGCAGGTATTAAGCCCGTCATGATTACAGGAGACCATAAAATTACAGCAACGGCTATTGCCGAACAAATTGGTATTTTACAAAATCCAGCAGAAGCGATAGAAGGACATGCACTCGAGGGTCTAACCGATCAAGAGTTACAAGATAAAGTACATGATTATTCTGTGTATGCTCGTGTTACACCAGCCCAAAAAATCCGTATTGTTAAAGCATGGCAGGATAAAGGGCATGTTGTAGCCATGACAGGGGATGGTGTCAATGACGGCCCTGCTCTGAAACAAGCAGATATTGGGGTAGCTATGGGCGTGACGGGAACAGAGGTTGCAAAAGATGCCTCGTCCATGATTTTAACTGATGATAATTTTTCAACGATTGTTAAAGCAATCGCCAATGGCCGTAGCATCTATACAAATATTAAAAATGCCATTCTGTTCTTATTATCTGGAAATGCAGGCGCTATTTTTGTCGTGTTGTATGCAACGGTTCTGGGCTTACCTGTTCCTTTTGCACCTGTCCATCTATTATTCATCAACTTATTAACAGATAGTCTGCCAGCTATCGCCATCGGTTTAGAGCCAAATAATAAGAAAACAATGAAGGACAAGCCTAGAAACATTCATACCCCTTTATTAAATAAAGCCTTTACCACACAAGTCGTGCTTGAAGGGATATTAATCGCCATTTCCACCATTATTGCGTTTCAAATCGGTTTATCGACAGGCGATACGTTAACAGCGAGCACGATGGCCTTTACAACACTATGCTTATCGAGGTTAGTGCATGGCTTTAACTCTCGATCCAAACAATCCATTTTTGCTATTGGTGTATTTTCGAATAAATATACGTGGTTTGCCTTTATCATTGGTGTGCTAAGTTTACACATTGTTTTATTTATGCCAATGCTTACAACGGTCTTTGAGGTAGCTCCATTAACACTAGCACAGCTAGGCTTTATTTATAGCCTATCGGTGTTACCATTCCTAGTCAATCAATGGTATAAGCTACTGTTTGTGAGAAATCGATAA
- a CDS encoding aminotransferase class V-fold PLP-dependent enzyme: protein MIDMRKVQQDMPLLEHYIYLNTAAASAMPQPVVDEMTSYLQKQASIGPYLPSFRQETYAQVERIREKAALFIGAIKEEIAFVPNGSVAINYVAGGMQWKQGDEVIVLDTEMLSNYVPWLALQQQGVQLKVLKTNDEYMVDLQALELLITPQTRLIAFAHMSNAAGALQPAKEICQLAQQHHVLTLINANQTLGLTPMNVAELGCDFLVACGRKWLRGPEGSGILYVREALIPTLTPIMIGWGSTQWDYQNNAYSFLETAKRFEPGCPIIPSIFGLGAAIDYANNIGIHHIYERVQQLTNYLIEQLATIPGIVLYGPQNNAYRLSITPFNIEGLSPDDLTNALAERGVIIEAGTFMANTIMERNQITKMARFSPHYFNTFEEIDKAVSIMKKIQAKAQDS from the coding sequence ATGATAGACATGAGGAAAGTACAACAGGATATGCCGCTCCTTGAACACTATATTTATCTAAACACAGCTGCTGCATCTGCCATGCCACAGCCAGTAGTGGATGAAATGACGAGCTATCTCCAAAAACAAGCAAGTATTGGTCCCTACTTGCCCTCTTTTCGTCAAGAAACGTATGCTCAAGTAGAGCGTATTCGAGAAAAAGCCGCATTGTTTATCGGCGCAATAAAAGAGGAAATTGCCTTTGTGCCAAACGGTTCAGTGGCTATTAATTATGTCGCTGGGGGCATGCAATGGAAACAGGGAGATGAGGTCATAGTGCTCGACACAGAAATGTTGAGTAACTATGTGCCTTGGCTTGCCCTTCAGCAACAAGGGGTTCAGCTGAAAGTGTTAAAAACGAATGATGAATATATGGTAGATTTACAAGCGCTTGAGCTACTCATCACCCCTCAAACGAGATTGATTGCCTTTGCCCATATGTCCAATGCTGCTGGCGCACTCCAGCCCGCCAAAGAAATATGTCAGCTAGCCCAGCAACACCATGTACTAACCTTGATTAATGCCAATCAAACACTTGGTTTAACACCGATGAATGTTGCCGAACTTGGCTGTGACTTTCTAGTTGCATGTGGGCGGAAATGGCTACGCGGCCCTGAAGGATCAGGTATTTTATACGTACGAGAAGCGCTCATTCCAACATTGACACCCATTATGATTGGCTGGGGCAGCACCCAGTGGGATTATCAGAACAATGCCTATTCTTTTTTAGAAACAGCTAAACGTTTTGAGCCAGGTTGTCCGATCATTCCCAGTATTTTCGGATTAGGGGCAGCTATTGATTATGCGAACAATATTGGTATCCATCACATATATGAACGCGTACAACAGCTAACAAACTATTTAATTGAACAGCTTGCAACGATTCCAGGCATTGTCTTATATGGCCCGCAAAATAATGCTTATCGATTATCGATTACACCGTTTAATATTGAAGGGCTGTCACCAGATGATCTAACCAATGCTTTAGCAGAACGTGGGGTCATCATTGAAGCGGGCACATTTATGGCGAATACCATTATGGAACGCAATCAAATTACTAAAATGGCCCGTTTTTCGCCACACTATTTTAATACGTTTGAAGAAATCGACAAGGCCGTATCCATTATGAAAAAAATCCAAGCAAAGGCTCAAGATAGTTAA
- a CDS encoding M24 family metallopeptidase, whose amino-acid sequence MFQKRREQLVSRMQQQSIDVAVLVPGSNMYYFTGLQLKQSERLTVAAITAHNQLYFLVPQVELTKVDLSNGGTILSYSDEEGPTQAIQQLKKELGIAQTLGIEYDAMRVKEQKAIENLTYDNLCDIGASIRDIRMEKDEHEIALMRQAVQIVEESLAATLPIIQAGISEMEVAAQLEYEMRRRGSEGTPFGTIVASGYRGALPHGRASTKKIETGELIVIDFGAIYKGYVADMTRTVALGEVSPTLKTIYSIVKQANETAIAAIKPGMTAHAIDDLARGIIRDAGYGDYFTHRLGHGIGLSAHEEPYMMQRNQLMLKPGMAFTVEPGIYVQDVAGVRIEDNLIVTEDGYENLMTYSKELIIL is encoded by the coding sequence ATGTTTCAAAAAAGAAGAGAGCAGCTCGTTTCCCGTATGCAGCAACAGTCGATTGATGTAGCGGTACTAGTGCCAGGGTCAAACATGTATTATTTTACAGGCCTTCAGTTAAAGCAAAGTGAACGCTTAACAGTAGCCGCTATCACCGCTCATAATCAATTATATTTTCTCGTTCCACAAGTAGAATTAACAAAAGTAGACTTGAGTAATGGTGGGACAATCTTATCCTATTCAGATGAAGAAGGACCTACACAGGCCATCCAGCAACTAAAAAAAGAATTAGGAATAGCGCAGACACTTGGTATTGAATATGACGCCATGCGCGTGAAGGAACAGAAGGCTATCGAAAACCTTACATATGACAATTTATGTGATATCGGAGCATCCATTCGTGATATACGTATGGAAAAAGATGAACATGAAATAGCCCTTATGCGTCAGGCTGTACAGATTGTCGAAGAAAGTCTAGCAGCCACATTACCAATTATTCAAGCAGGTATTTCAGAAATGGAAGTCGCAGCCCAATTAGAATATGAAATGAGACGACGCGGATCAGAAGGAACACCTTTTGGGACTATTGTTGCTTCGGGTTATCGAGGTGCGCTTCCTCATGGTAGAGCAAGCACGAAAAAAATAGAGACAGGCGAATTAATCGTCATAGATTTTGGTGCTATTTATAAGGGCTATGTGGCGGATATGACCAGAACGGTTGCTTTAGGAGAAGTTTCTCCAACGTTAAAAACGATTTACAGCATTGTGAAGCAAGCAAATGAAACGGCCATAGCAGCCATAAAACCAGGTATGACAGCTCATGCCATCGATGATCTGGCAAGAGGCATTATTCGCGATGCTGGCTATGGCGATTATTTCACACATCGACTTGGCCATGGCATTGGTTTAAGCGCACATGAAGAGCCTTATATGATGCAACGTAATCAACTAATGTTAAAGCCAGGCATGGCCTTTACTGTGGAGCCAGGTATCTATGTGCAGGATGTTGCTGGTGTTCGTATCGAGGATAATTTAATTGTCACAGAAGATGGTTACGAAAATTTAATGACCTATTCGAAAGAATTAATCATTTTATAA
- the lepB gene encoding signal peptidase I: MQEEKTSNLKKEIVSYIKIIVITAVVVFGCKQFLFAPIKVQGASMYPTYHDKDIIIVSKTSKIERFDQIVFQSPVEDELYIKRVIGLPGDKVEMKDDVLYVNGKAYKEDYVNRQTDDPNQLRITENFTLEQLVNEKEVPKGMYFVLGDNRLKSSDSRHYGLISEDAVYGESKLILYPFSHFHIGSK; the protein is encoded by the coding sequence ATGCAAGAGGAAAAAACATCCAATCTAAAAAAAGAAATAGTATCCTACATCAAAATTATTGTCATTACAGCTGTTGTTGTTTTTGGCTGTAAGCAATTTTTATTTGCGCCGATTAAAGTGCAGGGAGCATCGATGTACCCGACTTACCATGATAAGGATATTATTATTGTAAGTAAAACAAGTAAAATCGAACGTTTCGATCAAATTGTTTTCCAATCACCTGTTGAGGATGAGTTATATATTAAGCGTGTCATTGGTCTTCCAGGGGATAAAGTGGAAATGAAAGACGATGTATTGTATGTCAATGGCAAAGCATACAAAGAAGATTATGTTAACCGTCAAACGGATGATCCTAATCAATTACGCATTACGGAAAACTTTACATTGGAACAATTAGTAAATGAAAAAGAAGTGCCAAAGGGCATGTATTTTGTGCTCGGTGACAATCGTCTAAAAAGTAGTGATAGTCGCCATTATGGTTTAATTTCAGAGGATGCAGTTTACGGTGAATCAAAATTAATACTCTATCCATTTAGTCATTTTCATATTGGCTCAAAATGA